A portion of the Chelmon rostratus isolate fCheRos1 chromosome 15, fCheRos1.pri, whole genome shotgun sequence genome contains these proteins:
- the metap1 gene encoding methionine aminopeptidase 1, with protein MASTEARRECETEGCSKDAKLQCPTCIKLGIQGSYFCSQECFKGSWVSHKLLHKKAKEDKNQNESKNCVEKDINTDPWPGYRYTGKLRPHYPLTPMRPVPGDIQRPDYSDHPRGISESEQFLKGTSQIKILSPEDIEGMRVVCKLAREVLDIAAMMVKPGVTTEEIDHAVHLACTARNCYPSPLNYYNFPKSCCTSVNEVICHGIPDRRLLQEGDILNVDITVYHNGFHGDLNETFFVGDVDEEAKKLVQTTYECLMQAIDSVKPGIRYRELGNIIQTHAKANGFSVVRSYCGHGIHRLFHTAPNVPHYAKNKAVGVMKPGHVFTIEPMICEGGWQDETWPDGWTAVTRDGKRSAQFEHTLLVTETGCEILTRRPEDNGRAHFLSQM; from the exons ATGGCGAGCACCGAGGCTAGAAGGGAGTGTGAGACAGAGGGTTGCAGCAAGGACGCCAAACTTCAGTGTCCCACATGTATCAAGCTTGGTATTCAGGGCTCCTATTTCTGTTCACAG GAATGTTTCAAAGGGAGCTGGGTGTCTCACAAGTTGCTGCACAAAAAAGCAA agGAGGACAAGAACCAGAATGAATCTAAGAACTGTGTGGAGAAGGACATCAACACAGACCCATGGCCAGGCTACCGCTACACAGGAAAACTACGCCCTCACTACCCACTG ACTCCCATGAGGCCTGTGCCCGGTGACATCCAAAGACCTGACTATTCTGATCATCCCAGAG GGATATCTGAGTCTGAGCAGTTTCTGAAGGGGACGTCACAGATCAAGATCCTGTCTCCTGAGGACATTGAAGGCATGAGAGTGGTGTGCAAG ctggCAAGAGAAGTCCTGGACATTGCTGCCATGATGGTGAAACCGGGTGTTACAACAGAAGAAATTGACCACGCTGTGCATCTG GCTTGTACAGCAAGGAACTGCTACCCTTCCCCGCTCAACTACTACAACTTCCCCAAATCCTGCTGCACATCGGTCAATGAAGTCATCTGCCATGGCATCCCAGACAGAAGACTACTACAAGAAGGAGACATCCTCAATG TGGACATCACAGTCTACCACAACGGTTTCCATGGTGACCTTAATGAAACCTTCTTTGTCGGAGACGTGGATGAAGAAGCAAAGAAACTGGTTCAGACCACATATGAATGCCTTATGCAAGCCATCGACTCTG tgaAGCCTGGCATTCGCTATAGAGAGTTGGGTAACATCATCCAGACGCACGCTAAGGCCAACGGCTTCTCTGTGGTGCGCAGCTACTGTGGCCACGGCATCCACAGACTTTTCCACACTGCTCCCAATGTGCCACATTATGCCA aaaacaaagcagttgGAGTTATGAAGCCTGGCCATGTGTTCACCATTGAGCCCATGATATGTGAAG GTGGCTGGCAAGACGAGACGTGGCCCGACGGCTGGACGGCGGTGACCAGAGACGGGAAGCGCTCGGCTCAGTTCGAACACACCCTGCTGGTGACGGAGACCGGCTGCGAGATCCTCACCCGCCGCCCAGAGGACAACGGTCGGGCTCACTTCCTGAGCCAAATGTAG